ATGGGATGGGCACCAAGACCGTGGCGGCGCTGGCTCTCGACGGAGTGATCACCTACGACCTGACGTGCGCCGTGCAGATGTTCCGCCGGGGGCCAGACCGCACCGGCGCACCCCGGGGATTCGAACTGGTCACGTGCGGAGTGACGCCAGGTCCGGTCGAGACGCCAGACGGGTTCACCCTCATGGTCTCGCACGGCCTTGAAGCGCTGGCATCCGCAGACCTCGTCATCGTGCCCGGCTGCGTGCCTCGCACCGGCGCCCCATCCGACGAGGTCCTCGCGGCCCTCGTCGACGCGCATCAGTGTGGCGCGGTGATCGCAAGCATCTGCGTCGGCGCCTTCGTGCTCGCGGCTGCGGGTCTGCTCGACGGTCGGCGGGCCACCACGCACTGGGAGTACTGCGACGACATGCGTCGACTCTTCCCGTTGGTGGACCTACAGCCCGACGCCTTGTACATCGACGACGGCGACATCCTGACCTCCGCCGGCCTGTCGGCCGGCATGGATCTCTGCCTTCACCTGGTGCGCCGGGAAATGGGTGCGGCAGCGGCGGCCGACCTGGCTCGCTGGAATGTGATGGCGCCGCACCGAGACGGCGGCCAAGCGCAATTCATTCCGCCCGTCCGCAGACCGGCCGGCCTCGAGGGCCTCGGGCCGGTACTCACCTGGGCGACACAGAATTTGGCGGAAGTAGGCGATGTTTCGACCCTGGCCAAGGCATCCCACCTGAGCCTGCGGACCTTCAACCGCCGCTTCGGTGAGCAAGTCGGGACCACACCCAAACGCTGGCTGGACACCCAACGTGTCACCCGTGCGCGCGAACTACTGGAAGACACCGACCTCACCATGGAAGCCATTGCGGCACAGTGCGGTTTCGGGAGCGTGACAGCGATGCGGACCCAGTTGCGGACCACCACCGCGACCACTCCGAGCGCCTACCGCCGGGCCTTCCGGCGCTGAGCGCGCATCATCCGTTCGATGCACGCACCGCGGGCAGGATCAACGTGTCGATGACATCCCGGATGAACTTCGCGTCGATGCTCTGCCCGCTGATCACTCGCATCAGACACATCCCGGTCATCACGTCGGCAACCAGCGACCAGTCCCGGTCGGCTGCCACCTCACCACGCGCCGCGGCCTGCCGCAGGATCGCCGTCACCACTCGTCTGCCTTTGAGCAGCATCAGATCGTCGAGGGCCGAGGCGAGGTGCGGATCGTGAGTCGCCTCGACCGCGGCCCGCAGCACCAGATCGTAGGAGAAGTGCTCCTCGTCGTTGCGGACCGCGCGACGTACCAGTTCGTCGAAATCGCCTTGCAGACTTCCGGTATCGGGCGCGTCATCGTCCAGCAGGTCTGGTCGCCAGTACACGAGCGCATCGGTGATCAGCGCCGCCTTCGACGACCAGCGGCGGTAGATCGCCGCCTTCCCCACCCCGGCCCGCGCGGCGATGTCGTTCATGTTGGTGTTGACGTAGCCGTTCTCTGCCAAGGAAGCCAACGCCGCATCGAGGATCGCCGGGTCGCGGGACCGGTCGAGTCGACCGTCGGTGCGCCGGCGCAGTTTCGACGCCGCGTCCGGCGGATTGTCCTGGCCGCCCGTCACGTC
This genomic window from Mycolicibacterium neworleansense contains:
- a CDS encoding TetR/AcrR family transcriptional regulator; this translates as MTGGQDNPPDAASKLRRRTDGRLDRSRDPAILDAALASLAENGYVNTNMNDIAARAGVGKAAIYRRWSSKAALITDALVYWRPDLLDDDAPDTGSLQGDFDELVRRAVRNDEEHFSYDLVLRAAVEATHDPHLASALDDLMLLKGRRVVTAILRQAAARGEVAADRDWSLVADVMTGMCLMRVISGQSIDAKFIRDVIDTLILPAVRASNG
- a CDS encoding GlxA family transcriptional regulator codes for the protein MGTKTVAALALDGVITYDLTCAVQMFRRGPDRTGAPRGFELVTCGVTPGPVETPDGFTLMVSHGLEALASADLVIVPGCVPRTGAPSDEVLAALVDAHQCGAVIASICVGAFVLAAAGLLDGRRATTHWEYCDDMRRLFPLVDLQPDALYIDDGDILTSAGLSAGMDLCLHLVRREMGAAAAADLARWNVMAPHRDGGQAQFIPPVRRPAGLEGLGPVLTWATQNLAEVGDVSTLAKASHLSLRTFNRRFGEQVGTTPKRWLDTQRVTRARELLEDTDLTMEAIAAQCGFGSVTAMRTQLRTTTATTPSAYRRAFRR